Sequence from the Equus caballus isolate H_3958 breed thoroughbred chromosome 6, TB-T2T, whole genome shotgun sequence genome:
ATCTCTGAACTTTGTGGCTGCCAGAACACATAAGGGAAAAAGACGACCCTTTGGTTATTCTTGAGTGAGCTGTTTCTGCAAGTACACTATCAGACACTACACACTATCCCCTAGTAAGACCTTGTTTGCTGCAGCCGTCTTGGAAAAAGCCCcttaaaatggaaacaactgTAAATGGCTGgcaagataacccaggataatttaaaattacagtgtcTATTCTGGCCTCTCTTGAGCCTCCAAACTGAGAAGCaaggaaaatatttaatctttaaaaagtcCAATGCATCACCTTCTGGCACAATTGCTCAAAACTTAAATGTTctggaagctgtaaatatttacaaagaactgcAAGATCTTACTAAGATTGTTTCATGTCCTGAGAGCGTCACTTGAAAATCATGAGGGTCTCAAAATGTGGTTGGACAAAAATGTGGTTAGACAAAAATGTGGTTGCACCCCGTTTTGGGGTCAGAAATGGTTGGACAGAAATGCAGGTTGCACTCTTTTTTGCAGCTAAGTGTCCTACCAAGctgctgccagcctcaggggaattgCATTGGCTGTTAGAAGAAGTATTCtgattagataagatcatttaaaagTGCACTCAAAAGCAGACTTAAAAATTCCAAAGTAAccttattgaaagttttgttgcaaaaagaaaaaattaagttataaaaggTACCTAAAAGAAAAGCTTATTAGGTTGTGGCTTTACAGACAGCTCATAATCTACCTTTGAAGGAAGGCCCAAAATGAGCCCCTCCCAGAGTTAACAAGACTGAGAGATTTTTCTGGGAAACCACTGTTAAAGACCACTAGAGTTCTTTAATACTGCCAGGTATCGTTACTCTTTGTCCTGGCTGAAACTtcacaagatatttgaaaggatttagcaacTTATGGTCAGAAATTCAGCCAAACTgaaagctgatattcagagcctgataagAAAATTTTTAGGCcttcttccctaagttaaaataaaactaagcactcagagggaaagaagcaaattaggaTGATGTAGTTGGATAAGAAGACCGACCTATAttgtcatttaagttacaacccaaATTTCTGAGGAATTAAGAGCAACTGTTCTCAACTTACAAATtttgcaaaactggaaatgcaactctagaggcagttcagattccatcCATTTCTGTTATCCTGAAAAGCTGGTGGCCTCTCCTGGGAACTGTTATGTAACCTATCACCagttcctaagactgaaggaaaaaagtggaaaagggAGCTTTGTGTTACTGTATCTGAtccatggcagtaattttaaaatactagctGTGTAGtatctgtgcatgtgtgtctacatatgtctatatatatatgtgtgtgtgtgtaatttttccCCCTCTGAATGGTATAGTTCGTAGAAGAGCTCTATTTGATTGGCTTAAAGTAAACACTTACATAAATGTAAtggaaactaacccaaatgtcttttaagttaacatgatataaaataatctttcgtaagtgaaagcttatttaaatttcttgatttgattaaaataaacatgttttcagagttatcagcattgaCTATGATACAtacatgttatctctgttacaaaacttgtgagcaaaaataacttagaatgatagctaattttgtctaatgtctcatgaagttttgttGGCAATCTAAATAATTGTTGGGAACAAGTAAAGTAAATagatgtggaaaaaataaaagtgttgggtgaactttttaacaataattggggcctggccctgtagccaagtggttaagttcatgcactctgcttcagcggcccggggtttcactggttcagatcctggtcatggacatgacacctctcatcaggccatgctgaggtggcatcccacatagcacaaccagaaggatctacaactagaatacacaactatgtactaggtggctttggggaggaggagaagaagaagaagaagaagaagaagaagaagaagaagaagaaggaaaagattggcaagagttgttagcccaggtgtcaatatttaaaaataaaaataataataattgtatgtTATGATGAATGTAcctaaaataacttcaaaatcttTTGACGACTTGAAatcttagagttttgctaaattgaGTTAAATGATAAAGTTTGTtttaggtcatttccacataatatataatattagatATTAATTGCTAAACATAGATTTACCTGCCTTTGGCTTTGTATTACAGAGAAATTGGAAAAATACTTGGGTTTTATTGATAAACATGCTTTGTGCCATGCTGAGAAGCTTTCTATGAGAAAGGACACGTTTCTAGACAGTATTTGTCGATCTGCCAGTTCGTAGGAtgccaatatacaaaaattaagaaaagtaagatgtatgttttcagtaaagaagacttaaagaaaggggatatttttgtttgttttgttaagaaagataaatttgtcctaaagtactaggagggaagacagaaagtatgggacaaattctgaatgtaaaaagaaagttaaagaagTTTGTGTAAGAGGAACCCTGAGTAAAGAGTTTTGTGAGTGGTTAAATTggttaagattaaaataaatttaattaagtgaatgctttaatatcaaaagtaagctggtacaaaaattagaatttggttttctctctcttaaaaggataattttccttgaCTGGAATCTGAATTCTCCTAGTCTCCTCAAAtgtctggctacaaatctccaaactaacgtttacaattttttccctcattttcatttggattcactgagaactgaaaccaccctttttcctgaagccctgcaaatTGAAACTGGACAACTTGATAAACTTAAGAAAGAGGCATGCCTAttgttgtgtaagccactcagaaagatacctaaACAcacaatgacatcatcagagacatttcaaactgcaaaagatatTTTGATcctgacatctagaagtcttcttgactggctgtcCCCTAGGCACAGAaattggtttataatttgctccaaccattaaccttgtttttctttttgtttctctagaaatgcttcttattaaatacctagTTACTTGCTTACACAATATAGACCTAACTTTGGAAGCCTGTCTGTATCACCACCTTACTAAGAGTCTagttcaatgagatggaacaacaTATGTCCCTTATCAGCAGGAAGAAGTTAGCACAGCCATCACCCTATAGATGGCCTCATTCctcaagattgaggaatgaacaACAAAAATGGGGGATTTGTAACCACAGGCCCTCTAGGACCAGTccaaactgaccccatcttatcaacagagtaattgagagttattttttcagaaaacttGCAAAGTCCCATAGGCAGAgcattcacagaagaggaagtcttgacctgaaatgaaccagaaccaaagattctcccccTGATGGAACCAAAGGACCGGGACATGACcagaacttgaaagtcagactctcaTCAGAGGTGAGGGGTCCATTGTctaggaagatccagtgttaaaacCCCTTCCacaccttaccataaatgtttaaaagcttACCACAAATGCTTAAAGCCCTCCAATAAAAACTTGCTCCACTAGCATTTCCATGTACCAGCCTGTCTTCTCTTAtcccttaaattttgccccaaatcttAAATCAGGGGCATAGATCTGAGAGCTTATGCCTCCTGTCTACTTGCAGATTAATCTTGTGATAAAGCCTTGTTTTTTCTCAGAAACTTATGCCATAATAATTGGTATTTTATGCTCACTGGGTAGGAGAACCCCATCTTTGTGTGGTAACATTTTAACTCCATGAAGAGGCCCTGTCCCCAGGAGTCCCCTGGGCGCCTGGTTACACTGtcctctgcccctcctgcccAGACACATATCCAGAATCCAGATGACTCAGGCACAGATGACTTGAAGAGGAACTAACAGACACAGTGCCCTAAACCTCACCCAAGCAGGGAGGGCTGTAGACCCCAATAATTGGAAAGATAGTAGTTCAGTTTGTCTCAGGTgatgatggagaggaggagggagctgccCCCTCAGGAGACTAAAGAAAGGACTAGAGACTAGACCCCACAACAGCTGTCCCTGGAGGGGTTTCAGGGTGAGGTGGAGGACATCATTTCATAAAAGGGAGTGGAGCAGCCAGTGGAACAGAGTTGGTAAGTGGGGCAGCTTCCTCATGGCACCTCAGTGGCTCTGTCTGGATTGGGCTCCAGTTCCTGCTCACATCCACCCAACTGGACCAGGCCCCTTCTCCAGGAAAAGAGGGCCTGGGAGGGGAGTGAGGTGTGTGGAGGCTCTGAGGGACTCTGAGGCTGTGTTTCATTGGACCTCTTTGTCAACATGGTTCTCTTTTCATTGAGGCAATGCCCTTCAGGGGAGCCCAGGTGGAGCCCTGCAGGCAGCATCAGTGGTTTATGTCCTTCAGGAAGAGCTAGCAGAAATCAGAGACCTAACCAGTCCACAGTTCCCTGAGACTCTGGAGAAGGCTCCTGGAGATAGGCCCAAACCTCTTGAACACCTTTCCCCAAGGAACTACAAAATGGCTTAACAATCATTGTTTTGGGGAAGGAGAAATTGTAGAAATCCAAAAGTCCCAGGTTAAGCCTGAagcaatgattttattttaacgAAGCAACATGCACTGTGCCTGATTGTGCTGAACACCAGAGCAATGATGACTCAGAGACCCTGGAGGGCACGGACTGAGtctcatcatttttatatttccagCCCCTGGCAGTGCCCAGCATCTAACAGAGATGGATGAATGTTGAGGTGGATGACACTGCAACATCCTGCTTCATCACCTTTTTCACCTGTGTTTCTCAAATTGTCCAGCAATGTGAGATTTCCCAAAGCCTCCATTTCTCTCATCTTTATAGAGGGAGGAGAATCAAGACAACTTCAGTGGGTCGTCTCAACTCTAATTTTCACAGTCTAAGAATCCACGTGTTGTCATCAAAATGGTGAGACCTTAGGAAGTCAGGGCCTCAGGAAGCACTGGAGAATTCAAGGGGAATTTCTGTCCAGCACACATTAGGTGCTCAAAAAAAGTTAGTAGAAATGGAATAAATCTGGACTCAGCAAACAACTGTCAGCACCCCTACAGAGACCCAGGGGAGTTGCTGGGGATAAGGAGGTGGGGGATTTGAGGGAAGAACAGAAACTAGGGTAGGGCTAGGAACCTGAAGGAGGGGAAGAGCTGTGGCACACTGGGAGGCTGTTGCGTGGTGCCAGTTTCCTTGGGGAATTGTACCTGGGACCCTTCCAGTCTCTATCAGTCTCTCCAAGCTTCTTCTTCTTTAGACTAATGttgcaccacacacacacacacacacacacacacacacacacacatattgtcTTGGGAAATCAGAGAGGACACAGTTGTCCTTCACCTTGGGGAAGGAATGAGGACTGGGAAGCAAAGACAATTCACCTTCCCTTTCTCAAACCCCTCCCCAGATCATCCCTTGCTTCTCTCAGCCTCTGAGTAAGGGACTTCTCCCTCACGCAAgaaatttcccagaattcccaAGGCTGAGTCACTTCCATGGAGGTGTCCGCTCTACTCCACTTTTCTATTTTAGCCCTTGTTCCTGAGAAGCTTTTCTAGGGTGTCATTTTTAACCTTTTGGACACCATGGACCCCTTTGGGAATCTAAGGGAGGCTCTAAGCCCCATAAAAATGACTTAACACAACAGATGGGATTTTGTATTTACTCCTCAGTCTTTAAAGCTGTTAGGAGCCAGTAATCCAGGTCAAGAATCCCTGTAATAAGAGTTTGCTGGACTACTAGCAGTGCAACTCAGGCGAGTGGcttaacctctctttgcctcagtttccttgtctgtgataGTATCCACCTTGttaggttgttatgaggattaagggAGATCTTGCATGTAGCGCCTCTTGCAATCACAACTGGCAGACGAcgagtattcaataaatgtcagctgatACTATTACTACATCCCTCGTGTGGTAATTCATAGTGGcattggtgggggagggggggttcTTGACCTTCTATGTCAGAAACACAACGCCAGACAACGAAATAAAAGAAGAAGCTAGTGTTGATCCACTTCAGATGAAAAGTGGCTGGTGGTGGTAAGACTAGGGAGAGGTATCTCCAGGTCAGTTCCACAGGAAGGgatctcttcttcctcatccccAAGAACTGGAAAAGAGCATGCTTATGCCAAGCACctgacatttattatctcatgtaTCCTacacaacagccctgtgaaggGAGCATCATTATCCTCACTTTACttaaaaagaaactgagactcagaaaggtaaagtgacttgcccagagtcacacagctactaagtgatgCAACAAGGTGTCAACGCCGGGTCTGGTCCCCAAGGTTATCTCCAGTGTGTCTAGGTGAAGAGTCAGCAAGCAGGAAAAAGCTGAGCAGGGCCAAGGACAAGGTCGCTGGGCCACATCCTTCTTTGGGGAGCCTAAGGAGCCCCTTATCTAGTGCTGCTGGGCAGACAAGGCTGCCTCCCTGGCGTGGGGAAGCCGTGGCAGGAGGACAGCGTGACTTCTGTGGCTGGCCTTGGCTTCCAAACTCAGTGACCTTCTGGAAGCTCAGGCTGGAGATGAGAGTGCAATTATTGCCAAACTCTTCAGCCTTGACCTATCCATCATCCACCTGCCCTTGCCACACAAAGTAGGGTCCTCAGCCGCACAGGCCAGGCAAGCAGGGGCATTCTCAGAACAGCCCACCCGCCCCTTCTCCAGGTCCAGGCATAAGCCCCAGGCCCCCATCTCTCCCTGGGAAGCTGCCTGCCTTTATCTGTGCCTCCCAATAACTCCTccctgctgccttccttcctttctgattgtTAATCACAACATCTTGTCTACATtgtctttttaaggaaaaaaaaaaaaagaggagggggaggaaggagaaagagtaaATTTCCAGGAATTGTTTCGCTGCTGCTGCTCCTGTTCTTGGAGCAAAGCTGTttgcccctctcctcctgctcagTTGGCAAGGAGCCTGGGCTCCTACCCTTCcgtctttcccctcctcccagtctctctctttccagctgcttccctcctcccttcagaGAAAATCCCCCAAGTGAAAACTGCAGAgctttcacttatttcttcctGAGGGAGCAGCTTCCCTCTGTGCTTCTGCCAGAAGGAATTGCCATCACTTCCTCTTGCTGCAAATACACATTGGGTGACGTGAGGGCGTGGGGAGTGGGAAGCAGGTGCAGGTGAGGCTGCAGGGGGTGACGTCTCCACATGGGAgggcaaaggtcctgaggtggaaCATTCAGAGACCCAGGAGACATGAGCTGCTAAAGTGCAGTCTTGGGAGGAACGGAAATGGCCATGGGTCAGGATGTGTGGTCCATGTGAAAAGAGACCAGAACCAGCCTCTTCCTGGAGGATGCTTATCTAGTAGAGCCTCCTTCTGCATGGGTCAATggcaaaagagaaggaaggaaaaattctCAGAAGGCTGCTAACTGAGAAAAGATATCCATAAGATAGAAACAGAGATCCTAAAGAGAGAGAGTAGAACTGTGAAAAATCAAAGTTAACCACATTTTACATCGTCATAGCTCATCGTGACGGATTTCTTAACCTAGGAATGGTCTGACATGTGAGTAGAGGTGTGACATAATAGGCAATATATACTTGGTCTCTGCCTccggttcctgacacagagtcctaaaacccttgtaatttcctgagtgatggggGTGATAGGAGCATCATAtgcagagctcctaaaacccttagaaTCTCCTGGGTGAAAGGAGCATCTCCTGTTCTAATGGGGCGACTCTCAGTGGGCTCCTGATGGcttcaggatggggctggtcactAGAAAGACCAAGCCTTGATTAGAAGCTTAGAACTTCAGTTTCACTCCACATCctccagaaagaggaaagggactggagATTAATAACCAACcatgcctacatgatgaagcctccatcAAAATCCCTAAACtatgaggttcagagagcttctgggttggtaaaTGCATTCACATGCCAGGAGGGTGGTGCAccccaactccatggggacagaagctcagGACCCTTCCTGACCTCATCGTATGTACcgcttcatctggctgttcatttgtatcctttatgaTAAAACAGTAAACACAAGGAAATGTTTCCTTGAGTTTTGTGAGCTGTTCCAGCAAAGTATTGAAACTGAGGGGGTGCTGTGGGAACCCCCAACTTTGTAGCCATGTTGGACAGAAGTGTGGGTATCCTGGGGACCCACTGCTTGCGACTGACGCCTAATTGAGGacaatcttgtgggactgagcccttcaaCCTGTGGAGTTTGACACTAACTCCAGGTGGTTGGTGTCAGAACGGATTTAAATGATAGGACACTCAGTTGGTGTCCGGAGAGTTGGAAAATTGGTTGGCATGGAGGAGaaaaccccacacatttggtgtcagaaatgCTGTGAGTAGAGAAACAGTTTTTCTATAGGAGGCtttaagaaaactggaaaattaaaaatattccttcCCACGGTGATGGTTGGTGGTGAGGGTTGCACaccaatgtgaatgtacttaattcTACTGAATTGCATACTTAAAACTAGCTAAAATGTGGGGCTGGCCGCGTGGCTGAGTAggtaagttcacacgctccactttggctgcccagttcagatcctgggcacggacctacacaccgctcatcaagccacgctgaggtggcatcccacatagaagagctagaatgacctacaactaagatatacaactatgtactaggacattgaagagaaaaaaaaaaaaggaagattggcaacagatgttagctcagggccaatcttcctgaaaaaaaaaagctaaactgataaatttgatgttatgtttattttaccacaataaaaaaattaattagcaaacttgaaaaaaaatcccatcgtcgaatggataaacaaaatgtggtatatccatgcaatggaatattactcagccataaaaaggaatagagcacagatacatgctacaaagcagatgaacctcaaaaatatttaattgaaaaaaacagacacaaaggtCACACATTGTATGATccaatttatattaaatatccatAATAAGCAAATCCacggagacagaaagcagaatgatggtggccaggggctggaggaagaagGGAATGGGAGTGAGCACCTAATGAGTGTGGGGTTCTTTGGGGTGATGCAAATTTTCGGAGCTAGATAGAGGGgctggttgcacaacaatatgaatgacCAGACACCACTGAATCGTATCctttaaaagagttaatattgttatgGGAATTTCACCTTGATTAAATTTATATACCTAATTCCCTCCAGCCAACATACCTTTGGCCCTAAAGCCCACAAAATGTAGACCCAGCTGCAGGTGGCTCTGCCATCTGTGCAGTGTGGCTTGCGTGAGACAggtaacctctctgggcctcacagaggaaaaggaagccCATCCTTCCTCCCCACAGGGGTGCCTCAGGGATCAAATGGCTAACTGAGCGAAAGTGCTCTGAGAAGCAGGAAGGCCCGCTGACACAAGGTGGTCACCAACAACACAAATCCACGGGCTTCGAGCCTCACCCTATGGCCTGCGGGGGGCGGGGAAGCCCAGTAAcactctctgtgtgtctctctgtctctctgtctctctgccacACTCGGCCACACTTCACAAGGAGAAGTACCATGCAGTGGGAGGGGAAGGACGCTGTTCTCCTGCGCACCCAGGAGTCCCCCTGAAGCTGACACAGCCCCCTCCGCCACCCCACATCcagtctttcctctccctcctcacctcAGATGGCAAAGAGCGGCTGGGCAGAAGGGCAGCAGGTGCGTGTGAGCCAGCAGGGGAAGGGCCAGGGCGGTTACAAGTCTGActgattttcacatttattttagccctcccacccccatcctttTCTGCTTCAGTAGGAATCAAGACAGACAAGGGAGACTGGGATTCCAAGCAGATTTAGAGCGTGGAAAACACATGCGTGTGTAAAACGTGTACCACAGGCCAgccctgtgctaagcattttgcCTTGAtggctcatttaattctcacaacacccCGATAGTAAATACTATTACTGTCCCATTTTGAATTTTGCAGAGGAGAGAAGTGAGGCTGAAAGAGGTAAACTCGCACAGCTAGAGTGAGGAGTCTGGGTTTTAACGCTTGCAGCCTGACTCCTTCCTGCCACAGTGGGTCTTTTGCTGTGACTTCCCCTCTAACTGGATTGGGGGAAGGCAGGAAAAACCCTGACCCTCTCCCACCGAGCTTCAGCCAGTGATACTGCTTCCTGGATGAGAAGGGCGGCCCCAAAGCCCGCAGCAAGGCCGGCGCCACGGCCACCATCCCTCCAGACTCCTCACAGCTCTGCAGCAGCCCAGACCCGCTGGCCCTCCAGGACTGGAGGTGCTCCCGACAGAAAGTCAGGTTAGTGTCGTCCTCCCAGGGAAGAAGGGAATCAGGGCTTGGAGACAACTGGCTTTCCTGCCTGTTCCACAGATGTTCTCAGGGATGAattcggggtgggggtggggtggtgagagtgtgtgtgtgtgcgtgcaagTGTCCCACATCCATAGCCCAAATGGCAAGATGGAGCAAGAGCCCCTCAGCAGGCCCGTGTGAAAGGGCCAAGGGGGGAAGCGCCAGGAGAGGAATGAATGTTGGAGCCCACCTGGCACTTGGGAGTGGATGGGACTGGCCAGCTGGGAAGAAATCTGGTTGGACACAAACAGTTCTGGTCTTTCCCATCACTGAGGCCCCTTAACAAGGCATCTCTGCTCTTGCGTCAAAGCTGACAAGGGAGTTGTTTACTATTTATCCACAGTTCGAGGGCTAAGCTTCCCTTCTTGCCTCTCCACACCAAGAATCTTTCCCCAAAGCCTCATGGCCCCTGTGGCCCGCTGCTTTGGGGACATAAGGCTGCTTTAGAGGTCTCGTTTTTCTTCCAACCCTCTCTTCTCCCCATTAGGCGTTTGCTGGTCCTGATGTCAGTCATGCCCAGCGTGGGGCCAGGCCCCTCTGAGGGCTTCACCACCGCGCCCACCAGCGACCTTGAAGAGATCCACAATTGGAACGAACTGCTCCACTTCTTCAACCACACTCTGCCCGAGTGCGAAATGGAGCTTGACGAGAACACCAAGCGAGTGGTCCTCTTTGTCCTCTACCTGGCCATCTTCGTGGTTGGGCTGGTGGAGAACATCCTGGTGATATGTGTCAACTGGCGCTGCTCGGGCCAGGCGGGGCTGCTGAGCCTCTACATCCTTAACATGGCCGTAGCAGACCTGGGCATCGTCCTGTCTCTGCCCGTGTGGATGCTGGAGGTCACACTGGACTACACCTGGCTCTGGGGCAACTTCTTCTGCCGCTTCACTCACTACTTCTACTTTACCAACATGTACAGCAGCATCTTCTTCCTGGTGTGCCTCAGTGTTGACCGCTACGTCACCCTCACCaactcctctccctcctggcaGCGCCACCAGCATAAAGTGAGGCGGGCAGTGTGTGCAGGCGTCTGGGTCCTCTCGGCCATCATCCCACTACCCGAGGTGGTCCACATCCAGCTGGTGGAGAGCTCTGAGCCCATGTGCCTCTTCCTGGCACCCTTTGAAACATACAGCACGTGGGCCCTGGCGGTG
This genomic interval carries:
- the GPR182 gene encoding G-protein coupled receptor 182, which encodes MSVMPSVGPGPSEGFTTAPTSDLEEIHNWNELLHFFNHTLPECEMELDENTKRVVLFVLYLAIFVVGLVENILVICVNWRCSGQAGLLSLYILNMAVADLGIVLSLPVWMLEVTLDYTWLWGNFFCRFTHYFYFTNMYSSIFFLVCLSVDRYVTLTNSSPSWQRHQHKVRRAVCAGVWVLSAIIPLPEVVHIQLVESSEPMCLFLAPFETYSTWALAVALSSTVLGFLLPFPLIAVFNVLMACRLQKAGWPEGRRHCLLVCAYVAVFVICWLPYHVTLLLLTLHGTHVSLHCYLTHLLYFFYDIIDCFSMLHCVVNPILYNFLSPSFRGRLLNAVVHYLPKVQAREGRHASSSSSSTQHSIVITKEDMQPTAAGHPNLNFQAPNTSSIPAPRTLQPAEADSSRLHQ